A portion of the Toxotes jaculatrix isolate fToxJac2 chromosome 16, fToxJac2.pri, whole genome shotgun sequence genome contains these proteins:
- the dipk1b gene encoding divergent protein kinase domain 1B isoform X1: MMPRALRRLVHLVLFCPLSKGLQSRLPAIKVKYLLLAWLGILIASWVIYMQYASYSELCRGHVCHMVICDHYRRGIISGSSCKALCDQRTLTLQRCMSTSSIHQVYSGLWKERPVVIKCGIEDPAKTDGAPDSVLRQEMSLFDKPTRGTSMDEFKEMLHSFLKANLGEQPSLSTLVDRVITLADVNQDGKVSLAEAKSIWALLQINEFLLMVALQEKEHTPKLLGFCGDLYVTERVGHSSLYRLEVPHYLQALVPEALSSSLNHWLAPAWPRRARITIGLLEFVEEVFHGSYGSFLICDASPHHVGYNSKYDCKMANLRSVASEAVVRGFLRGRRCETNADCTYGRDCTATCDRLVKQCNTEVVQPNLAKVCVLLQDFLLFGAPSDLRGDLEKQLRTCVTLSGLASQMEVHHSLVLNNLKTLLWKKISNTQYS, encoded by the exons ATGATGCCCAGGGCTTTGAGGAGACTGGTCCATTTGGTGCTGTTCTGCCCTCTGTCCAAAGGCCTGCAG AGTCGTCTCCCTGCCATTAAGGTGAAGTACCTTCTCCTGGCATGGCTGGGCATCCTCATTGCCAGCTGGGTCATCTACATGCAGTATGCCTCTTACTCTGAACTCTGCCGTGGGCATGTCTGCCATATGGTAATT TGTGATCACTACAGAAGGGGCATAATATCAGGCTCATCCTGCAAGGCATTGTGTGATCAGAGAACTCTAACCCTGCAGCGTTGCATGTCCACTTCCTCTATACATCAG GTGTACAGTGGACTGTGGAAGGAGAGACCTGTTGTGATAAAGTGTGGTATTGAGGATCCAGCGAAGACTGATGGAGCTCCAGACTCTGTACTGCGCCAGGAGATGAGCTTATTTGACAAACCCACTCGTGGAACCTCTATGGATGAATTTAAAGAGATGCTGCACAGTTTCCTCAAG GCTAACCTTGGTGAGCAGCCATCTCTGAGCACCTTGGTGGACAGGGTCATTACCCTGGCCGATGTCAACCAGGATGGCAAAGTGTCTCTAGCAGAGGCCAAATCTATCTGGGCTCTTCTCCAGATCAATGAGTTCCTCCTGATGGTGGCGCTGCAGGAGAAGGAGCACACCCCCAAGCTGCTGGGCTTCTGTGGAGACTTGTATGTGACAGAACGTGTGGGCCACAGCTCCCTCTACAGGCTAGAGGTGCCTCATTACCTGCAGGCTCTGGTCCCGGAGGCCTTGAGCTCCAGCCTGAACCACTGGCTTGCACCAGCCTGGCCACGCAGAGCTCGCATAACCATTGGCCTGCTGGAGTTTGTGGAAGAGGTCTTCCACGGGTCCTACGGGAGTTTCCTAATATGTGATGCCAGTCCTCACCATGTGGGCTACAATTCAAAGTATGACTGCAAGATGGCGAACCTGCGCAGTGTGGCATCTGAGGCAGTTGTCCGGGGATTTTTGAGGGGACGCCGTTGTGAGACTAACGCAGACTGCACTTATGGCCGGGACTGCACGGCCACCTGTGATCGACTGGTGAAGCAGTGTAATACTGAGGTTGTACAGCCCAATCTGGCGAAAGTGTGCGTGCTGTTgcaggattttctgctttttggaGCACCCTCAGACCTCCGTGGGGATCTGGAGAAGCAGCTACGCACCTGTGTGACACTCAGCGGCCTGGCAAGCCAGATGGAGGTGCATCACTCACTAGTCCTTAACAACCTGAAGACATTACTGTGGAAGAAAATTTCTAACACTCAGTACTCTTGA
- the dipk1b gene encoding divergent protein kinase domain 1B isoform X2 → MQYASYSELCRGHVCHMVICDHYRRGIISGSSCKALCDQRTLTLQRCMSTSSIHQVYSGLWKERPVVIKCGIEDPAKTDGAPDSVLRQEMSLFDKPTRGTSMDEFKEMLHSFLKANLGEQPSLSTLVDRVITLADVNQDGKVSLAEAKSIWALLQINEFLLMVALQEKEHTPKLLGFCGDLYVTERVGHSSLYRLEVPHYLQALVPEALSSSLNHWLAPAWPRRARITIGLLEFVEEVFHGSYGSFLICDASPHHVGYNSKYDCKMANLRSVASEAVVRGFLRGRRCETNADCTYGRDCTATCDRLVKQCNTEVVQPNLAKVCVLLQDFLLFGAPSDLRGDLEKQLRTCVTLSGLASQMEVHHSLVLNNLKTLLWKKISNTQYS, encoded by the exons ATGCAGTATGCCTCTTACTCTGAACTCTGCCGTGGGCATGTCTGCCATATGGTAATT TGTGATCACTACAGAAGGGGCATAATATCAGGCTCATCCTGCAAGGCATTGTGTGATCAGAGAACTCTAACCCTGCAGCGTTGCATGTCCACTTCCTCTATACATCAG GTGTACAGTGGACTGTGGAAGGAGAGACCTGTTGTGATAAAGTGTGGTATTGAGGATCCAGCGAAGACTGATGGAGCTCCAGACTCTGTACTGCGCCAGGAGATGAGCTTATTTGACAAACCCACTCGTGGAACCTCTATGGATGAATTTAAAGAGATGCTGCACAGTTTCCTCAAG GCTAACCTTGGTGAGCAGCCATCTCTGAGCACCTTGGTGGACAGGGTCATTACCCTGGCCGATGTCAACCAGGATGGCAAAGTGTCTCTAGCAGAGGCCAAATCTATCTGGGCTCTTCTCCAGATCAATGAGTTCCTCCTGATGGTGGCGCTGCAGGAGAAGGAGCACACCCCCAAGCTGCTGGGCTTCTGTGGAGACTTGTATGTGACAGAACGTGTGGGCCACAGCTCCCTCTACAGGCTAGAGGTGCCTCATTACCTGCAGGCTCTGGTCCCGGAGGCCTTGAGCTCCAGCCTGAACCACTGGCTTGCACCAGCCTGGCCACGCAGAGCTCGCATAACCATTGGCCTGCTGGAGTTTGTGGAAGAGGTCTTCCACGGGTCCTACGGGAGTTTCCTAATATGTGATGCCAGTCCTCACCATGTGGGCTACAATTCAAAGTATGACTGCAAGATGGCGAACCTGCGCAGTGTGGCATCTGAGGCAGTTGTCCGGGGATTTTTGAGGGGACGCCGTTGTGAGACTAACGCAGACTGCACTTATGGCCGGGACTGCACGGCCACCTGTGATCGACTGGTGAAGCAGTGTAATACTGAGGTTGTACAGCCCAATCTGGCGAAAGTGTGCGTGCTGTTgcaggattttctgctttttggaGCACCCTCAGACCTCCGTGGGGATCTGGAGAAGCAGCTACGCACCTGTGTGACACTCAGCGGCCTGGCAAGCCAGATGGAGGTGCATCACTCACTAGTCCTTAACAACCTGAAGACATTACTGTGGAAGAAAATTTCTAACACTCAGTACTCTTGA
- the ttll11 gene encoding tubulin polyglutamylase TTLL11, translating into MSDHYVKVKVHLEQMKPFGEDAEKEGADTEEQLLASSPPASISPDPSSITTAEKDASNTSITCKHRGKSRGKQGKDDKNSCGKHMSDLSLHGSVVSAPAGENLNRLGHERTLHIKGTGKILQGKTETNGNYVTIHASKNIQETRREDGFKLARKRRPVTVDTSKAKTSLEALKLSIKQLKWKEFPLGRRTACDIYWHGVSFHDNENIVSGQVNKFPGMIEMLRKINLSRAVRTMQELFPEEYNFYPRSWILPEEYQQFSTQIRMVKENDITVNPTFIVKPDGGSQGDGIYLIRDPSDLKLMTGSQAKQAVVQEYIQKPLLIDKLKFDIRLYVLIKSLEPLEIYIAKEGLTRFCTEPYQEPSQKNLSHVFMHLTNYSLNVHSGNFVHSDSQSTGSKRTLSSVLYRLAAKGVDIKKVWSDIIALVIKTVIAVGPELKVYYQADIPPGKPGPTCFQILGFDILLMKNLKPVLLEVNSNPSMRIEHEQEVAPGVFEYVPSPVDAEVKVGVIRDTLRLMDPGHKKPSMSQPKAGGFEHREEIPMEAETQERSPDEGALPSLCLKQVYPKYTKQFNYLRLVERIAALFIRFLGVKGNMRLGPTAFRTFIRTCKLSNSNFTMASVDILYIDITRRWSGTMPDSREAGMGLQAFVEAFFFLAARRFKTLVLREQVVSLLELCEAQLESQSGVEDRRSVSCSRALPRAVKTQTLGLTNPQLGSPAPLRRAASQDYRLHQRVRPRTLRANVEN; encoded by the exons ATGAGTGATCATTATGTAAAAGTCAAGGTTCATCTCGAGCAAATGAAACCATTTGGCGAGGatgcagagaaagagggtgCGGACACCGAGGAGCAGCTGTTAGCGTCGTCTCCTCCTGCTTCAATCTCACCAGACCCTTCCAGCATCACCACAGCTGAGAAAGATGCATCCAACACCTCCATCACTTGTAAACATAGAGGTAAAAGTCGTGGTAAGCAAGGGAAAGATGACAAGAACTCTTGTGGCAAACACATGTCAGACCTGTCTTTGCATGGGTCTGTCGTTTCTGCTCCCGCTGGGGAAAACTTGAATAGACTGGGGCATGAGCGGACACTTCACATCAAAGGGACTGGAAAGATACTGCAGGGCAAGACAGAGACTAATGGGAACTATGTGACCATCCATGCATCCAAAAACATTCAAGAGACACGTCGTGAGGACGGATTCAAACTTGCACGGAAGAGAAGACCAGTGACGGTGGATACATCCAAAGCCAAAACCTCCTTGGAGGCACTGAAGTTAAGCATCAAGCAGTTAAAGTGGAAAGAG TTTCCTCTGGGAAGACGAACGGCCTGTGATATCTACTGGCATGGCGTTTCCTTCCACGATAATGAAAATATCGTCTCAGGGCAGGTGAACAAGTTCCCAG GCATGATTGAAATGCTGAGGAAGATCAACCTGAGTCGGGCAGTGCGGACTATGCAGGAGCTGTTCCCAGAAGAGTACAACTTCTATCCCCGTTCCTGGATCCTGCCTGAGGAGTACCAGCAGTTCTCCACACAG ATTCGCATGGTGAAGGAGAACGATATCACAGTGAATCCCACCTTCATTGTCAAGCCAGACGGGGGCTCTCAGGGGGACGGCATCTACCTCATCCGTGACCCCAGTGACCTAAAGCTCATGACGGGTTCACAGGCCAAACAGGCCGTAGTCCAGGAGTACATCCAGAAGCCATTACTCATTGACAAGCTCAAGTTTGATATTCGCCTCTATGTACTGATAAAGTCTCTGGAGCCATTGGAGATCTACATTGCCAAGGAAGGCCTGACACGCTTTTGCACCGAGCCCTACCAG GAGCCAAGCCAGAAGAATCTGAGCCATGTCTTCATGCACCTGACAAACTACTCCCTCAACGTCCACAGTGGCAACTTTGTCCACTCAGACAGCCAGAGCACCGGCAGCAAGCGCACTCTGTCTAGCGTGCTCTACAGGCTGGCAGCTAAAGGAGTAGACATCAAGAAGGTGTGGTCGGACATCATCGCTCTTGTCATCAAGACTGTCATTGCCGTGGGGCCTGAACTTAAAGTCTATTATCAGGCTGATATACCACCTGGCAAACCAGGACCCACATGCTTCCAG ATATTAGGTTTTGACATCCTGCTGATGAAGAACCTGAAGCCAGTTTTACTAGAGGTCAACTCCAACCCTAGTATGAGGATAGAACACGAACAGGAG gTAGCACCAGGTGTTTTTGAATATGTTCCCAGTCCTGTGGATGCAGAGGTCAAAGTGGGTGTGATCAGGGACACTCTGCGCCTTATGGACCCTGGCCACAAGAAACCTTcaat GTCCCAACCGAAGGCTGGTGGTTTTGAACACAGGGAGGAGATTCCCATGGAGGCGGAGACACAAGAGAGGAGCCCAGATGAAGGAGCTCtaccctctctgtgtctgaagCAGGTCTACCCCAAGTACACCAAACAGTTCAACTATCTGCGGCTGGTGGAGCGAATCGCAGCTCTCTTCATACGCTTCCTTGGGGTCAAGGGCAACATGCGTCTGGGCCCCACTGCCTTCCGAACCTTCATCAG gacCTGTAAACTGAGCAACAGTAACTTCACTATGGCCTCAGTGGACATCCTCTACATAGACATTACGCGTCGTTGGTCAGGAACGATGCCTGATTCCAGAGAAGCAg ggaTGGGACTACAAGCATTTGTGGAAGCCTTTTTCTTCCTGGCGGCTCGGAGGTTCAAAACCCTGGTGCTGAGGGAGCAGGTAGTATCACTGCTGGAGCTGTGCGAGGCTCAGCTCGAGTCCCAGTCGGGCGTTGAAGACAGGCGCtctgtgagctgcagcagggcGCTGCCACGAGCCGTCAAGACTCAGACACTGGGCCTCACCAACCCTCAGCTCGGCTCTCCGGCCCCCCTGCGGAGGGCGGCCAGCCAGGACTACCGGCTGCATCAAAGAGTCAGACCTCGCACACTCAGGGCCAACGTGGAGAACTGA